The Mycobacterium haemophilum DSM 44634 sequence CGGTGCCGTGCTGACCAATAATCACGTGATCGCGGGTGCTACCGATATCAAGGCGTTCGATGTCGGGAACGGCAAAACCTACGGCGTCAACGTGGTCGGCTACGACCGCACCGAGGACGTGGCGGTGCTGCAGCTTCGTGGCGCGAGCAACCTGCCCACCGCCGTTATCGGTGGCGATGTGGTGATCGGCGAACCGATCGTGGCGCTGGGCAACACGGGTGGCCAGGGTGGAGCACCCAGCGTGCTGCCGGGTCGTGTCGTCGCACTTAACCAGACCGTCCAAGCGTCTGAGGCTCTGACCGGCGCCCAAGAGACGTTGTCCGGGCTGATCCAGGTCGACGCCCCGATCAAGCCCGGCGACTCGGGTGGGCCCGTCGTCAACAGTGGCGGTCAGGTGGTCGGCATGAACACTGCTGCTACCGACAACTACAAGATGTCGGGCGGGCAGGGCTTCGCCATTCCGATCGGTCGGGCGATGGCGGTCGTCGGCGCCATCCGGTCCGGGGCCGGGTCGAATACCGTGCACATCGGCCCGACGGCCTTCCTCGGCTTGGGCGTTGTCGACAACAACGGCGACGGGGCACGGGTTGCGCGTGTGGTCGAAACCGGTCCCGCCGGAGCGGCCGGGATCTCCGTGGGTGACGTCATCACCTCGGTCGACGGCGTCCCCGTCAACGGGGCCACCGCGATGTCGGATGTCCTCGTGCCGCATCACCCCGGCGACACCGTCGCGGTGAACTATCGCGCTGCGGGAGGCGGTGACCGCACCGCGAATGTGACGTT is a genomic window containing:
- a CDS encoding S1C family serine protease, translating into MSKRSHRSLWWSRLVSVLAALALGLGLAAAPASATPSSGPSTLALDRFSDRPPLPLDPGAMVAPQVVNISTKFGYNSAVGAGTGIVIDPNGAVLTNNHVIAGATDIKAFDVGNGKTYGVNVVGYDRTEDVAVLQLRGASNLPTAVIGGDVVIGEPIVALGNTGGQGGAPSVLPGRVVALNQTVQASEALTGAQETLSGLIQVDAPIKPGDSGGPVVNSGGQVVGMNTAATDNYKMSGGQGFAIPIGRAMAVVGAIRSGAGSNTVHIGPTAFLGLGVVDNNGDGARVARVVETGPAGAAGISVGDVITSVDGVPVNGATAMSDVLVPHHPGDTVAVNYRAAGGGDRTANVTLAEGPPA